The DNA segment TTGTCCTTTCCTCCTAATTTATGATGGATTATTCTTTTTAATGCAGAATTCACTCCTTCACGCGGCAGCACCCCAAATCATCAATTAAGTTCACCGTTAACCCATCAATTTGACAGTCGCTTCGTGTTTGAAAAATATTCGGACTTAAAATCCGAACCATCTCCAACCGGTAAAAAGAAACTCTCTGAACTTCTACATGAGACCTCGGATAGTGAACAAATCGATGTGCCAGATGCTGCTGAAGAGAGTGTGGACATCAATGCGAAATTGGATGAATACAAAACCAAGACCGACCGACCCGTAAATTCATCAAGTGCAACTCCATTTCGGTCTGGAGCAAGTTCCATTTGCAGTAGTGAGGCGACACCGAGGAGAGATCTCAAGGGCCAAAAAGAGAAAACATGGAAAACCAGCCATTGTTGCTTGCCAAGCCTGCAGAGATTTGGCTTAGATGACAGGAGGCAGAAGATGAGTCCTGGTCCCTGCACCGCATGATACCGATACAGACAATTCGAGGTCGCTGCAACTTGAGTAACTCTGGTAACATCCAGCGACAAAATGAGCCATGGATTTATAAATTTGCAGGGTGGCGATAAATATTCTATTAGAAGAGACAGTTCTATCAGAGAATGTTTTCGCATGTGTATATACGCAACTGAAGAGTATCAGCAAAAAGAATTTCCTCGTACACATGAAGATGACGATGACAAGAAGCGATAAGCATCCACCGATTACAGGTATGTCGGAGTTATCTATAAGGAGTATACACTCGATGTCAATAAGATCGAAAACAATTTGTCAGTAGTTGATTCATGTACAATAACAATAAACTCCCTTTCACTGTATCGAGGTTAACACTCATCCGATGTCTATTTTAATTTCGTGCAATAATTTTATCTGCAATGCTATGTTGTTGTTTTTGTATCTGCTTGCATTTGCACTCGAAATGCCTACTCGAGATGGTATTACTGTTGCCTTCTCTTCTCACAAAATTGTTAGCCAAAGTTCTTAAGCTCACTTGTGGTATCATCTACAGCTATAAATGCTTAGTTCTCTGTGGTCATCGTTTGATGAagagtatatatctatatatatatatatatagagagagagagagagagagagagaggaaaaacaaAATCCATAAAACATGAGAAACAATGCGACTCTGCTGGGGATCGAACCCAGAATCTCTGGTTCCGTAGACCAGCGCCTTATCCATTGGGCCACAGAGTCATCTTTGCTATATTACTATTTATGTTTATTCATAGATAATAAGGAATTAGCTGCCATCCAACGAAGAACACCTCCTCAAAAACGAAAGCTCGGCCGGTGGCGACAACATGAAAGCAGCGCTGGTGTCGGTCGGCGACTCGTGAGCCTGAAGAAGACGTGAAATGGCCATGAGGATATGGGCTGGAATTGTGATGGCTATCATCACATAGACAAAACCTTCCTATATATTTCTCCATCTTACGTCTCCTCTCCCTTCATATGACAGCCTCCAACATGCAATTCCATTGCTGGAATTGGCCTCTTGTCATCaccttctttctcctctccatcaatGGCGAGGATCCCGAGATCGATGGCGTGTGCGCTTCCATCGTGAACCCCGCTGGGCTACAAGTGCTGAGAATTCGAGGCAGCAGTGAAGCGCATCCATAGTTGATGGGTAGAGAGGATGCAGCACCTCTGAAGCCCGTCGCTGTCTTTGAACGAGATATGCTAATCCAGCATAGGATTCAGCAGGGTAGAGGAAGAGCAGGGGGAGGTGGCCAGCTGAAGAGGAGGCAGCCTGTGCTGCTGCAGCGTGGAGTGCTCATGGTAAGTTCATGCAGTCATCAGTCTCGTTCATGCATGCATCTCCACTTCTCGTGCATGGATGCTGAAACATGATCATAGAAACACATGGTTAGAAGGATGTCTCCTttagaacgagagagagagagagagagaaagagcacTCACCTCTAACAGCAATGACTAGTTGTCTTGATGGATGCAATCAGATATCATATCTTCATGTATCCAACTTACTTGTATCCTGAAATCAACATACAAGGGAGATATCAACAACTGTATACATGGTGATGGCATGACGGCTTGACCTGGCTGCTAAATTCACCTCAAGAATCATTGGCATTCATATTAGCAGACAATGATTTCGACGTGTGGATTGCCAACACCAGAGGCACTTGGTGGAGCCGTCGCCATGCATCTTCTTGATCCGTCAGACCCGGCTTGTCATCTTCTCTACATTTCTGATAAGCTCCTCTTGTGACCAAGAACTTACTGCAGCAGATTGTTCTGGTTGGCATCTGAgtcgttgttgttgctgctgctcgtAGCATCATATTCTCATTTCTGGCATCTCCGAGCGGGCTTACTGGGCGTGGTCTTGGGATGAGTTGGTCATCCATGATTTGCCTGCAACAATTGAATTTGTGTATCAGCAAACAGGGCAGAAGTTAAAGGATGTTGGTCATTCTATGGTAAGAGCTCTGCTTATGCGCAAATAATAATCTTTGATAAACATATGATTCATGCACTTGAAGGTTGTACtttgatatttttctttgttcTACAAATCTAAGATGGAACAGCTCTATTTTATTCTGATGTAAATTCAAGCTGCAAATCACTGgaattttaactcaaaaattgagACTAATCAAAACAAGTTCAAATTCAGAAAACTAGATTTGTTGGTGCAAAATTGTAGTCTTAATTCGACAAGGTCAAATCTAGTTGATTGAAGCAGCACAAAGAGATTGGAGATCACATAAACTTGGTTCAAAAatgatcacaaacacttgatttttttttcctttttttttctgtggAACAAGCAATTCACTAGAGTCTGATGAAGTTGTTATAAACACCATCTTTTTTGTCAGAATTATGGTAATATATAGCTTGCATATagtatttctttttcttcttctctgttTTAATAGAATAATGCTAAAATGCAGCTTGCTTATGATCCTGCAGGGTACTCTGATAGCTCTATCATCATTCTCAGAGAGGAAGATGGTGGATAATCTCAAGTCAGCGGCCCTCTTAAGTCCGGTTGCCTATTTGACAACTCCAGTAAGGATAGTTGCAGCCAGATCATTTTCGGGAGAAGTATGGGATACTTGCTGCTATGTATTATAAATTTTTCATGAAAAGAGATGATACTTTGAGTTCATATGCCTCTATTGCTGTATGTTGCCCAAATTTCACCATCTTAAGAGTTCAGAACAGCATGGCCATGTCTGGTGGAAGCTTGTTAGGTTTGGACAATAAAAATCCACTATTGTAGTATTACAGATTCCTGATACTGTTGTTTGCTCTTTTGCAGACATTGAGGTGGTTTGGACTGACAGAATTTGATCCCAAAGGGTAAGACTAACATGCCTCTCTTGTCAATATTAAAGGAAAAACCCTCTTGCTCAAAAATCTGTAGTGCAAATTATTGTCTCTTCTCCTAGACATTGATATTCAAACTTAATGGAAGGTAGGTCAGCTGCaggaaatttttttaagaaagtcTGCCATCTGCCAGGTGTGAATTGCTATGACTCAATGACATCAGTCACAGGTATAAATTCTGCCAAATAGATTCCATAAAAATATTCTTGAACTTAACTTCTGACTGTCACTAATATATATGCCACCGTAATAATTTTCGCTACTCTGCAAACAATTTGAATATCAACTGCTGCCTCAATGCCTCTACTGTGGAGCTTTTCTTGAGGTTTGAACACCAGCCTACATCAATGAAGACAATGATCCATCTTGCACAGAGTAAGTCTGATGCAAATCTGAAGCATATTGAGCACATCTTGGTTTCTTAGCCATCCAATGAGAACTGAATAACCTTTATGATTGGTACTACCTTTTAATGCTTCAATTCATTGTGCATGTTTCCTCACTTGTAATACTTTATCATGCTGAATATTTTGAAATTAAACTTATTTTGGCATTTTCTAAGGATCAAACAATGATTGAGTATTGTGATCATTGAGGGCTTGTATACTTGTTGTCACCCTTGACCATGGAATAGCACTATGTTCATTAGTCTTGGGAGTAATTTATTTATAGCCTCCACTTCCATTTATCAAGTTTACATGTTGTCCTAAGCTTTTAGAATATTTAGCTGCTTCACCTACTCATATTTCTCACATCCACTCAAAAAAGTACCTCATATTTCTCACACATGAATCCAAAACATTCTCCACTGGaagttatttttttttcatatttatatcCATTCTTCCATCTATTTACTGTTTCTTAGTCTCCTGGCTCACCTAGACTCACCTAGATCTGACATCACTTCTATGCATCAGAGATGTGGAAGGGTACATGGAAATGTGTAGCATTATATCCACAATTGTTTCCAAAAATCTGCTATCTGAATCATAAACTCTTAGGGGCCAATATTGTGACCATATTTACATCCAaacagagaaaaaaagaagaactaAAAATAAGAACCaaatggaaaagaaaagaacTTTTCATGTCTCACAGATGATAAACAGTAACTTCAATATCCACATCccgataaaacttcataaattccATTTTCCCTTAGATCCTACTGACTAGTAATTCAAGTTGACAAGTCACTGGAATTATAATGATTGTCGTTTGACTATGATACTAGAATATTTTATCAGCATTGGTATCTAGAAGCAGGTTTCACAAACGGAAGAGTTTTGCGCACGAAAAATCTTATTCAGAACATCTTCCAACTAATCTGTGATCATCTACAATGGCACAAGAAACAAGCACGAAATGAATAATTAGTGCAAACACACAGCATACCGACTGGTCACAGATGGTAGAAAATCCGGTGCCGCATTTTGTCATACACCACGAGTTCCCAGTGTTGTGACTCACAGCGTTCGGAGATGGGAGTGCTGACCAAGTACAACTACGAAACGAACATGGCTTACCACGGGCAAGGCAGTCCGCCGGTGCACAACAAGTCGAACATACCGCGcgacctgccgccgctgctcagcTACGGCGAGGATGTGATGCCTCTGTCGGATGCTATCAAGAACCACGATAGCGACAAGCTCGCTGTTCAGTTTGTGAAGGACTATGCCCGTGCGGACTTGGTGATGGGGGCAAATGCGAAGCATGTCGTCTACGACGGGATCATTGCGTTCTTCCAAACGAACGGAGGACGACTACCGATGGAAGCAATGCTATCGTCCTACTACTAATGTGCTTACGGTTGGAGAACAATCACTCGAAAGAGGAGGAAAGAAAAGGTCTTTGATACATGTCATACCTGATGGAAGTATCGGTCGGATCCCTGTGTGTTCACGAGTAGATGATGAGCTAAAGGGGATGCAGATAGTTTGTACAAATGCTTTTTGATCTCTTTGTTGGTTAATCAGATCCACACATTGGAATTACACATACGGATCACACCTTAAAATTGAGCATGTAACTCTACCACCACGAAGAATAATCTCTTGTCTACTTAGCATGAAGCTTTCAAGCCAAATCTAATCACACAACTAAAAAACTTGTATtataggagaagaagaaaataacttgcacaagtcaagtTTTTTGTATGCCTGTAATCACATTTTGCCACTGAAATGAATTAAATGTTGGCAGCAAACACAACCTGTCTCTGGTCGACAACCAGCAGCCATATTGTTTTCAATGGAGTGAGTTTTACAAAGATATTATTATGAAAAAAGAATCGTGACTGAAATGAATTAAATGTTGGCAGCAAACACAACCTGGCACTGGTCGACCACCAGCAGCCATATTGTTTTCAATGGACTGATTTTTACAAAGATATTATTATGAAAAAAGAATCGCAAGTATGCTAtacacaaaaaataataataaccagACTTGCGCTACTCTTGATGACACTAGGCTGGCACTAGAGAATAAAATTTAGGATCCAGGAACAATCCGACTATAGGCATTATACTCTAACCTGTCACAAAATAACTATGCTATCCGGTATGTAACGGAAACTTCATCCATTGACTGAAGAAGGATAGGATCCCAATCCACTGGCCACAGAGTTGACAATATAATGGCGAAGGTTGCTCCCCTGAATGAGCCGACCTCCTAGATCTAGTATTCCTGGGAGAAGTGCATATGATGAGCCTAAGTCATTGGCGGTTGCATAGAATGGAGGAAGTTCATTAATTTTTGGAGGCCCGGTTGGATTCCAGACTATATCCCTTCTCAACATTTTCAGCTTCAAGTGGTATATTGTCCAGTGTCTGGTCACCCAAAAGATAATAAAGATAATGGTATGATAATTCAGCATAAGTTCGTGGCAAATAATAAGCTTGAGTATAACCAAAAATGTTAGAAGCAACAGCTTGAATGAAGAAGATCCTACCTTGTGGGCCTGTTGCAAAACCCTGAGTGTTTCAGACAGACGCTTCCTTTTGGCAGTAATGTCATCAGGTTCCTTCAGCATCTCATCAAATTTGCCGTCGCTATTTAAAGAGTCAACATGTCAGGCTTATTTTTAGCTTGAATTCACATCTGATAGCTATTAAAAATTGGAACAAGGTTGACAAAGCAAGAAAAGTGATCTCGTTAATACCTGTAAAGTTGCATGATAAATACATTATGCAGCTCTCGCTTTGTGTGGTTAACCTTTGACAAGAGTTCAGAAGGTATCATTTGTGAGATACAGATTCTATATTGTAGAAATACAACCTAAACCAAGAAAATAGTCTCCTGAAGTAGGTTATTGTCATCAACCTGAATTCCAGTGGACCAATCATTTAAATGCTGCATTTAATCCCATAAGAAAAGAGTATACATACTACAGAAATCTAAACCTAAAGACAATGCAAAAGAGTATCACAAAATAAACATGtattaatatttctttttctttagatACAAGAGTGAGAAAAAAGAACTACTGATGTAAGTAGCATACTACAAACATTAACAAGATGTAATGTCCAAGCTACTTGGGTCAGCTTTGAGGGTGTTTTTCCAGCTCCTGAGTTCTGTTTAAGGAAAATTTACCAGTCAAAATTAAAGCAGCCAAGTTTCTCTTGTTTCTGAAAAATATTTGTTAGGCCCCCCCATCCACACATCCTAGTCAGCTTATTTTGCCTAGTGGAGTCATCTATTGATTGGCACACAATAAATGGAGTCACCTATGCATGTACTTTTTGCTTATTTCTCTTGTTTCTGATAATCCtgcacatccatctcaacatatTAATCTCAATAATACTTTTTGCTTCTTATCTGTCCAAATTCGTGTCAGTCTCATTTAACAGATACAGAGAACAAAAAACAAAGATATGAACCCATTAAAATAGTTGACAATGAATCCATgacatagttatagcaaacatgAAGCATCAGCCAAATGATATAAATACATGCATGCCCCCATAGACATACTTCAAGCGCAACTTCCAAACAATAATACGTATCTTCTGGTTAGGGCTATTGAAACATGAGTGCCTATTGTTGGCATATAAAAACAAACAAAGAGGAACAAGTGGGGTAAGGAAGATTTAAAGAGGGTCCAAACTCTAAACACACTTTGGTTTCATCTATCACAGATACTTTTCGATGGTCTTCAAGCTTAAAGAActaattttgatattgattttCAGAAATTGTTTTAAATACAGTCATGATTCTAGATATGTAGTAGATAGACACCATAGTTGTTATTGGAACTACCAAGCACTCCTGATAAATGAAAAACAAGTAAACATAGAAAGCTACATTTCTCCATGTTAGTTAATGCTGAACACAAATGACAGACAGATACTTCAagtaaataacaaataaagataCTCGCTTTCAGATCAGGTTAAATGTAAATTTCTGTATCAATAACTCTATACCAAAGGTACAATTAGACCTGcttgaaaaaaaaatgattatcCTGAATTCTGGATAACAAATTGCAGATCAACCAAAAATAGACATATTGACACCAGCTAAAATAAGACCATTACCAGAAAGTGCATAATAGCCTTCGGAACAGAGTCCTCAATATTTTTCCTCACAATGTCATAATATGATTTCAGTAATAACTTTGTTATTGCTATCTCCAAAGCCTCTTGTTCTGTCTGATTCTCTGAGGGTTTCAAGATGATTGGTGGCTGAATAATGAGAAACATCAGTTTTTAACAACTACATATAACCAATTTTGTAATAAAGAAACATACATACATCATTAGCATGATGTTCCTTACCTCTCTCAATTGGATCATTGAGAATGAATGCTCTAATGTTTGAACAGGTGCATTATAGGACTTATTCATTGAATTTTGTTTTGCAGGCGGACGGTCCT comes from the Musa acuminata AAA Group cultivar baxijiao chromosome BXJ1-10, Cavendish_Baxijiao_AAA, whole genome shotgun sequence genome and includes:
- the LOC135581119 gene encoding uncharacterized protein At3g27210-like isoform X1, whose protein sequence is MGACVSVQGDPDSAARWRLGMASKAKRFFVPSPAKEKAMKGENPVARFDLKSQDFAGSKEEIFFDSRAWLDSDCEDDFFSVNGEFTPSRGSTPNHQLSSPLTHQFDSRFVFEKYSDLKSEPSPTGKKKLSELLHETSDSEQIDVPDAAEESVDINAKLDEYKTKTDRPVNSSSATPFRSGASSICSSEATPRRDLKGQKEKTWKTSHCCLPSLQRFGLDDRRQKMSPGPCTA
- the LOC135581119 gene encoding uncharacterized protein At3g27210-like isoform X2, with the translated sequence MGACVSVQGDPDSAARWRLGMASKAKRFFVPSPAKEKAMKGENPVARFDLKSQDFGSKEEIFFDSRAWLDSDCEDDFFSVNGEFTPSRGSTPNHQLSSPLTHQFDSRFVFEKYSDLKSEPSPTGKKKLSELLHETSDSEQIDVPDAAEESVDINAKLDEYKTKTDRPVNSSSATPFRSGASSICSSEATPRRDLKGQKEKTWKTSHCCLPSLQRFGLDDRRQKMSPGPCTA